A portion of the Prinia subflava isolate CZ2003 ecotype Zambia chromosome 35, Cam_Psub_1.2, whole genome shotgun sequence genome contains these proteins:
- the BOLA1 gene encoding bolA-like protein 1 has translation MRGPLLAAAGEAMGGAGGPLARTIRAKLTAALQPTHLEVRDDSPRHGGPPGAETHFGVLVVSGRFAGLPLLQRHRLVHEALRAELAGPLHALQVIARTPEQWQSDPHAPPAPPCLGGSKREQRHRDGEKEAAPGQQ, from the coding sequence ATGCGGGGTCCCCTCCTGGCGGCTGCCGGGGAGGCCatggggggcgcggggggcccCCTGGCCCGCACCATCCGCGCCAAGCTGACAGCGGCCCTGCAGCCCACGCACCTGGAGGTTCGGGACGACTCCCCCCGCCATGGGGGCCCCCCCGGCGCCGAGACGCATTTCGGGGTGCTGGTGGTGAGCGGGCGATTCGcggggctgcccctgctccagcggCACCGCCTGGTGCACGAGGCGCTGCGGGCAGAGCTGGCCGGGCCCCTGCACGCCCTGCAGGTCATCGCCCGCACCCCGGAGCAGTGGCAGAGTGACCCTCACGCGCCCCCCGCACCCCCTTGCCTGGGAGGCTCCAAGCGGGAGCAGCGCCACAGGGACGGGGAGAAGGAGGCAGCGCCggggcagcagtga
- the TXNIP gene encoding thioredoxin-interacting protein isoform X1 → MVMFKKVKSFVVAFSEPDKIYCSGDKVAGRVLVEVAEVTRVSAVKVLACGVARVTWAKGPAQCRQEMEYLRFEDVLALEEQPTDEDGSVILRPGNKYEYKFGFELPQGPVGTTFKGKYGSVDYWVKASLERPACPTQHVKKRFEVMDPVDVNTPELLSPVAAKKEKKVSCMFIPDGRVSVSAQIDRKGFCEGDEICINADFENTCSRIVVPKAAIVAKHTYLANGQTKVFSQKLSCVRGNHIISGTSESWRGKTIRVRKLKPSILGCNILRVEYFLQIYVSVPGSKKIILELPLVIGSRSGIGSRSSSMASQTSSEMSWVDLNLPDAPEAPPCYLDIVPEDHRLESPTTPLLDDPDGFDSPIFMYAPEFKFMPPPTYTEVSVAPARDGPGGSGTACPDPSPAACPVAQVDPCIANNNVQ, encoded by the exons ATGGTGATGTTCAAGAAGGTGAAGAGCTTCGTGGTGGCCTTCAGCGAGCCCGACAAGATCTATTGCAGCGGGGACAAGGTGGCTGGGCGTGTGCTGGTGGAAGTGGCCGAGGTGACCCGTGTCAGTGCCGTCAAGGTGTTGGCATGCGGCGTGGCCAGGGTGACCTGGGCCAAGGGCCCGGCGCAGTGCCGGCAGGAGATGGAATACCTGCGCTTCGAGGACGTGCTGGCACTTGAGGAGCAGCCCACGG ATGAGGACGGCTCCGTCATCCTGAGACCTGGGAACAAGTATGAGTACAAGTTTGGCTTCGAGCTGCCCCAGGG GCCGGTGGGCACCACGTTCAAGGGGAAGTATGGCTCCGTGGATTACTGGGTGAAGGCATCTCTGGAGCGTCCGGCCTGCCCCACACAGCATGTCAAAAAACGCTTCGAGGTGATGGATCCTGTGGATGTGAACACTCCGGAATTGCTG TCTCCAGTTGCAGccaagaaagagaagaaagtgtCGTGTATGTTCATCCCAGACGGACGCGTGTCCGTCAGCGCGCAGATTGACAGGAAGGGCTTCTGTGAAG GCGACGAGATCTGCATCAATGCGGACTTCGAGAACACCTGCTCGCGCATCGTGGTGCCCAAGGCAGCCATCGTGGCCAAGCACACGTACCTGGCTAATGGCCAGACCAAGGTCTTCTCGCAGAAACTCTCCTGCGTTCGTGGCAATCACATCATCTCTGGCACCTCGGAATCCTGGCGTGGCAAAACCATCCGTGTGCGAAAGCTCAAACCCTCAATCCTAGGCTGCAACATTCTGCGTGTGGAGTATTTCCTGCAG ATCTACGTCAGCGTCCCAGGCTCCAAGAAGATCATCCTGGAGCTGCCGCTGGTCATTGGGAGTCGCTCGGGCATCGGGAGCCGCAGCtccagcatggccagccagaCGAGTTCTGAGATGAGCTGGGTGGACCTGAACCTCCCAGATGCTCCAGAGG cccccccgTGCTACTTGGACATTGTTCCTGAGGATCACCGGCTGGAAAGCCCCACCACGCCACTCCTGGACGATCCCGATGGATTCGACAGCCCCATCTTTATGTACGCACCAGAGTTCAAGTTCATGCCACCCCCCACCTACACGGAGGTGAGCGTGGCACCAGCACGGGATGGGCCGGGCGGATCCGGGACCGCCTGCCCGGATCCCTCACCCGCTGCCTGCCCCGTGGCCCAGGTGGATCCCTGCATTGCCAACAACAATGTCCAGTGA
- the TXNIP gene encoding thioredoxin-interacting protein isoform X2, with product MVMFKKVKSFVVAFSEPDKIYCSGDKVAGRVLVEVAEVTRVSAVKVLACGVARVTWAKGPAQCRQEMEYLRFEDVLALEEQPTDEDGSVILRPGNKYEYKFGFELPQGPVGTTFKGKYGSVDYWVKASLERPACPTQHVKKRFEVMDPVDVNTPELLSPVAAKKEKKVSCMFIPDGRVSVSAQIDRKGFCEGDEICINADFENTCSRIVVPKAAIVAKHTYLANGQTKVFSQKLSCVRGNHIISGTSESWRGKTIRVRKLKPSILGCNILRVEYFLQIYVSVPGSKKIILELPLVIGSRSGIGSRSSSMASQTSSEMSWVDLNLPDAPEAPPCYLDIVPEDHRLESPTTPLLDDPDGFDSPIFMYAPEFKFMPPPTYTEVDPCIANNNVQ from the exons ATGGTGATGTTCAAGAAGGTGAAGAGCTTCGTGGTGGCCTTCAGCGAGCCCGACAAGATCTATTGCAGCGGGGACAAGGTGGCTGGGCGTGTGCTGGTGGAAGTGGCCGAGGTGACCCGTGTCAGTGCCGTCAAGGTGTTGGCATGCGGCGTGGCCAGGGTGACCTGGGCCAAGGGCCCGGCGCAGTGCCGGCAGGAGATGGAATACCTGCGCTTCGAGGACGTGCTGGCACTTGAGGAGCAGCCCACGG ATGAGGACGGCTCCGTCATCCTGAGACCTGGGAACAAGTATGAGTACAAGTTTGGCTTCGAGCTGCCCCAGGG GCCGGTGGGCACCACGTTCAAGGGGAAGTATGGCTCCGTGGATTACTGGGTGAAGGCATCTCTGGAGCGTCCGGCCTGCCCCACACAGCATGTCAAAAAACGCTTCGAGGTGATGGATCCTGTGGATGTGAACACTCCGGAATTGCTG TCTCCAGTTGCAGccaagaaagagaagaaagtgtCGTGTATGTTCATCCCAGACGGACGCGTGTCCGTCAGCGCGCAGATTGACAGGAAGGGCTTCTGTGAAG GCGACGAGATCTGCATCAATGCGGACTTCGAGAACACCTGCTCGCGCATCGTGGTGCCCAAGGCAGCCATCGTGGCCAAGCACACGTACCTGGCTAATGGCCAGACCAAGGTCTTCTCGCAGAAACTCTCCTGCGTTCGTGGCAATCACATCATCTCTGGCACCTCGGAATCCTGGCGTGGCAAAACCATCCGTGTGCGAAAGCTCAAACCCTCAATCCTAGGCTGCAACATTCTGCGTGTGGAGTATTTCCTGCAG ATCTACGTCAGCGTCCCAGGCTCCAAGAAGATCATCCTGGAGCTGCCGCTGGTCATTGGGAGTCGCTCGGGCATCGGGAGCCGCAGCtccagcatggccagccagaCGAGTTCTGAGATGAGCTGGGTGGACCTGAACCTCCCAGATGCTCCAGAGG cccccccgTGCTACTTGGACATTGTTCCTGAGGATCACCGGCTGGAAAGCCCCACCACGCCACTCCTGGACGATCCCGATGGATTCGACAGCCCCATCTTTATGTACGCACCAGAGTTCAAGTTCATGCCACCCCCCACCTACACGGAG GTGGATCCCTGCATTGCCAACAACAATGTCCAGTGA
- the HJV gene encoding LOW QUALITY PROTEIN: hemojuvelin (The sequence of the model RefSeq protein was modified relative to this genomic sequence to represent the inferred CDS: substituted 1 base at 1 genomic stop codon), with the protein MLVSSRAWRNLRMGSSEGLHVHLTHSLCSKPGWQQPGFPPHSHPEPDPGQGPGFSSGGSRGIWCPSRGIYWGERTEQRWPGTESHGGLCCLAPGQAGGTADLIRLXDHGGAQGGWNCPWSCHESLWLSLGAELVTRTPMCPGGKELPAQGARSSPEEADTGELPNEAGSCWWMRDPLGSAWMGMGRAAHSRSPEQPENSSLLLRAFLLLLLCRHVSPQCKILRCNSEYVAATLHLRGPEHGAAFCTALRSYSLCTRRTARTCRGDLAFHSAVHGIEDLMIQNNCSKEGPTAPPGPRPPAPNPHGFESLDICDYEQSFLYKHGRPPGFQHCAAFGDPHIRTFHDDFHTCRVEGSWPLLDNDYLFVQATSSPVAKGSNATVTSKLTIIFKNMKECIDQKVYQAELDNVPAAFQDGSVNGGARPGGSSLAIQERSPGRHVEIRARYIGTTIAVRQAGRQLSFSIRTAEEVARAFTEEQDLQLCVGGCPHSQRMSRSPRGRGRVPAETARALCREILPVEDVYFQSCVFDVVTSGDTNFTMAAHGALEDARLFLPDAEKLHIFQAGRGCPLTSPSSLFQLFLLPCGLWAVLLHF; encoded by the exons ATGCTTGTTTCTTCCAGAGCCTGGAGAAACCTCAGGATGGGCAGCTCTGAGGGACTCCATGTCCACCTCACCCA ctccctctgctccaagCCTGGGTGGCAACAGCCGGGATTCCCTCCTCATTCTCACCCGGAGCCAGACCCAGGCCAGGGACCAGGATTTTCCTCTGGAGGGTCTAGGGGAATTTGGTGCCCATCCCGTGGCATTTACTGGG GGGAAAGGACGGAGCAAAGGTGGCCAGGGACGGAGAGCCACggggggctctgctgcctggcccCTGGACAGGCTGGTGGAACTGCAGACCTTATCAGGCTGTGAGACCatggaggagcacagggaggctgGAATTGTCCTTGGTCATGCCATGAGTCTCTCTGGCTGTCACTTGGGGCAGAACTTGTGACAAGGACGCCCATGTGTCCCGGAGGGAAGGAGCTCCCAGCGCAGGGAGCCAGATCGTCTCCTGAGGAGGCTGATACAG GGGAGCTGCCGAATgaagctgggagctgctggtggatgagagacCCCCTAGGCTCTGcatggatggggatggggagagcAGCTCACAGtaggagcccagagcagccggAAAactccagcctcctcctcagagccttcctgctccttctcctgtgCAGGCACG TCTCTCCCCAGTGCAAGATCCTGCGCTGCAACTCGGAGTATGTGGCGGCAACGCTGCACCTGCGTGGCCCCGAGCACGGCGCCGCGTTCTGCACCGCGCTCCGCTCCTACTCCCTGTGCACCCGGCGCACCGCCCGCACCTGCCGTGGGGACCTGGCCTTCCACTCCGCTGTGCATGGCATCGAGGACCTCATGATCCAGAACAACTGCTCCAAGGAAGGGCCCACAGCCCCGCCAGggccccggcccccggcccccaACCCCCATGGCTTCGAGTCGCTTGACATCTGTGATTACGAGCAGAGTTTCCTTTACAAGCATGGCCGTCCCCCGGGTTTCCAGCACTGTGCTGCCTTTGGGGACCCCCATATCCGCACCTTCCATGATGACTTCCACACGTGCCGAGTGGAGGGCTCCTGGCCGCTCTTGGACAACGATTACCTGTTCGTGCAAGCCACCAGCTCACCAGTGGCCAAGGGGTCCAACGCAACCGTCACCAGCAAG CTGACCATCATATTCAAGAACATGAAGGAATGCATTGACCAGAAGGTCTACCAGGCTGAGCTGGACAACGTCCCTGCGGCCTTCCAGGACGGCTCCGTGAACGGAGGAGCGCGTCCAGGGGGGAGCAGCCTGGCGATCCAGGAGCGCAGCCCCGGCCGGCACGTGGAGATCCGTGCCCGCTACATTGGCACCACCATTGCCGTGCGCCAGGCTGGCCGCCAGCTCTCCTTCTCCATCCGCACCGCCGAGGAGGTGGCCCGGGCCTTCACGGAGGAGCAGGACCTGCAGCTGTGTGTGGGCGGCTGCCCCCACAGCCAGCGCATGtcccgcagcccccgcgggcGCGGCCGTGTCCCTGCGGAGACGGCGCGGGCGCTCTGCCGGGAGATCCTGCCCGTGGAGGACGTCTACTTCCAGTCGTGTGTCTTCGATGTGGTGACCTCAGGGGACACCAACTTCACCATGGCAGCGCACGGGGCGCTGGAGGACGCCCGGCTCTTCCTGCCTGATGCCGAGAAGCTTCACATCTTCCaagctggcagaggctgcccacTCACCTCTCCGTCGTCTCtcttccagctcttcctcctcccctgtggACTTTGGGCCGTTTTGTTGCACTTTTAA
- the SV2A gene encoding synaptic vesicle glycoprotein 2A → MDESFRDRTAFIRGAKDIAKEVKKHAAKKVSRGMDRVQDEYTRRSYSRFEEEEDDEDYAPQDGYYRGGEGANEEEGVSSDATEGHDEEDEIYEGEYQGIPRQESLKGGERLGAAAAAGAFDDSEGQRRKDREELAQQYELILQECGHGRFQWTLYFVLGLALMADGVEVFVVGFVLPSAEKDMCLSDSNKGMLGLIVYLGMMVGAFVWGGLADRLGRRQCLLISLSVNSVFAFFSSFVQGYGTFLFCRLLSGVGIGGSIPIVFSYFSEFLAQEKRGEHLSWLCMFWMIGGIYASAMAWAIIPHYGWSFQMGSAYQFHSWRVFVLVCAFPSVFAIGALTTMPESPRFYLENGKHDEAWMVLKQVHDTNMRAKGHPERVFSVTHIKTIKREDELIEIQSDTGTWYRRWLVRCLNLSQQVWSNFQQCFVPEYRRVTLMMMAVWFTMSFSYYGLTVWFPDMIKHLQSIEYASRTKLFTREKVRHFTFNFTLENQVHRGGEYFNDKFIGLKMKSVTFEDSLFEECYFEDITSSNTFFKNCTFISTVFYNTDLFEYKFINSRVVNSTFLHNKEGCQLDFSDDNNAYMIYFVSFLGTLAVLPGNIVSALLMDKIGRLRMLAGSSVMSCVSCFFLSFGNSESAMIALLCLFGGVSIASWNALDVLTVELYPSDKRTTAFGFLNALCKLAAVLGISIFTSFVGITKAVPILFASAALALGSSLALKLPETRGQVLQ, encoded by the exons ATGGACGAGTCGTTCCGGGACCGGACCGCCTTCATCCGCGGCGCCAAGGACATTGCCAAGGAGGTGAAGAAGCACGCGGCCAAGAAGGTGAGCCGGGGCATGGACCGAGTGCAGGACGAGTACACCCGGCGCTCCTATTCCCGTTTcgaagaggaggaggatgacgAAGACTATGCGCCCCAGGACGGCTACTACCGAGGGGGCGAGGGGGCCAACGAGGAGGAGGGGGTGTCCAGCGACGCCACCGAGGGCCACGACGAGGAGGATGAGATCTACGAGGGCGAGTACCAAGGGATCCCCCGGCAGGAGTCGCTGAAGGGGGGGGAGCGCCTGGGGGCCGCGGCGGCCGCCGGCGCTTTTGACGACAGCGAGGGGCAGCGGAGGAAGGACCGGGAGGAGCTGGCGCAGCAGTACGAGCTCATCCTGCAGGAATGCGGCCACGGCCGCTTCCAGTGGACCCTCTACTTTGTCCTGGGCCTGGCCCTCATGGCTGACGGTGTCGAGGTGTTTGTGGTGGGCTTTGTCCTGCCCAGCGCCGAGAAGGACATGTGCCTCTCCGACTCCAACAAGGGGATGCTGG GACTCATCGTGTACCTGGGCATGATGGTGGGCGCGTTCGTGTGGGGCGGGCTGGCCGACCGGCTGGGCCGAAGGCAGTGCCTCCTCATCTCCCTCTCCGTCAACAGCGTCTTCgctttcttctcctccttcgTCCAGGGCTACGGCACCTTCCTCTTCTGCCGCCTGCTCTCGGGCGTGGG CATCGGCGGCTCTATCCCCATCGTCTTCTCCTACTTCTCGGAGTTCCTGGCACAGGAGAAGCGCGGGGAGCACCTGAGCTGGCTCTGCATGTTCTGGATGATCGGGGGCATCTACGCTTCTGCTATGGCCTGGGCCATCATCCCCCACTACG gCTGGAGCTTCCAGATGGGCTCCGCGTACCAATTCCACAGCTGGAGGGTCTTTGTCCTCGTCTGCGCCTTCCCCTCCGTCTTTGCCATTGGGGCGCTCACCACAATGCCCGAGAGCCCACGCTTCTACCTTGAG AATGGGAAGCATGACGAGGCCTGGATGGTGCTGAAGCAGGTCCATGACACCAACATGAGGGCCAAGGGCCACCCTGAGAGGGTATTCTCG GTCACCCACATCAAGACCATCAAGCGGGAGGACGAGCTCATCGAGATCCAGTCGGACACCGGGACGTGGTACCGGCGCTGGCTGGTCCGATGCCTCAACCTGTCCCAGCag GTCTGGAGCAACTTCCAGCAGTGCTTTGTGCCTGAGTACCGGCGGGTGACGCTGATGATGATGGCAGTGTGGTTCACCATGTCCTTCAG CTACTACGGGCTCACCGTGTGGTTCCCAGACATGATCAAGCACCTGCAGAGCATTGAGTACGCATCACGCACGAAGCTCTTCACGCGCGAGAAGGTTCGGCACTTCACCTTCAACTTCACCCTGGAGAACCAAGTGCACCGTGGTGGAGAGTATTTCAATGACAA GTTCATTGGGCTGAAGATGAAGTCGGTGACATTTGAGGACTCACTCTTTGAGGAGTGTTACTTCGAGGACATCACTTCCAGCAACACCTTCTTCAAGAACTGCACCTTCATCTCCACTGTCTTCTACAACACAG ATCTCTTTGAGTACAAGTTCATCAACAGCCGGGTGGTGAACAGCACGTTCCTGCACAACAAGGAGGGCTGCCAGCTGGACTTCAGCGACGACAACAACGCCTACATGATCTACTTTGTCAGCTTCCTGGgcaccctggctgtgctccctggaaACATCGTCTCAGCCCTGCTCATGGACAAGATCGGCCGCCTGCGCATGCTGG CTGGCTCCAGTGTCATGTCCTGCGTCAGCTGCTTCTTCCTGTCCTTCGGGAACAGCGAGTCTGCCATGATTGCGCTGCTCTGCCTCTTTGGGGGAGTCAGCATTGCCTCCTGGAACGCGCTCGACGTGCTCACCGTGGAGCTGTACCCCTCTGACAAGAG GACAACAGCGTTTGGGTTCCTGAACGCGCTGTGCAAGCTGGCGGCCGTGCTGGGCATCAGCATCTTCACGTCCTTTGTGGGCATCACCAAGGCCGTGCCCATCCTCTTTGCCTCAGCTGCGCTGGCCCTCGGCAGCTCCCTGGCCCTCAAACTGCCCGAGACACGGGGGCAGGTCCTGCAGTGA